TGGTGCAGCTCTCGCTGCGCAGTGATCTCGACCCTCGGGCGCATATCGAGGCCGGTCGTGCCTTGCAGGACCTGCGCAAGGACGGGGTGTTGATCGTCGGCAGCGGCATGAGCTTCCACAACATGCGCGGCTACGGCGACCCACGTTTCGCGGCGATCTCCGACGAGTTCGATCACTGGCTGAGCGCCGCGATCGAAGCCGCGCCCGAGCAACGCGAGCTTGCGCTGCAACGCTGGGAACAGGCGCCGTCGGCACGTCTATGCCATCCGCCGCGCGCCGAGGAGCATCTGCTTCCGCTGCTGGTCGCGGCTGGCGCGGGCGGCGACTCCATCGGGCGCAAGGTTTTCAGCGACCGTGTCATGCACACCACGCTGTCAGCCTATCGCTTCGGCTGACACGGAAATTTTCTAGAGGAGAACAAACGATGTATCGATCACATGCTCATATCGCGGCCGAGAACCCGCAGCGGCTGATCAAGCGGCTGTGCAACCACTGGCGGCACAAGTTTCCCGTGCAGCTGGACGAGCAGGGCGGGGCTATCGAGCTACCGCTCGGGAACTGCAACCTGCGCATTGCCGAAGGCCATGTGGACGCGCAGCTGGCCTCTGCCGATCAGGAGCAACTGCAGCGCCTGCAGACGGTGGTCGCCGATCATCTGCTGCGCATGGCTGGTGACGAGCCACTGAGCATCGACTGGCAGTCCTGAGATCGTCAACCACAAGGAGCAAGCCCCCATGATCAACGACTCGAGAACGAAGTACGGCAGCATCTCGCGAACATTCCACTGGCTGATGGCGCTGCTGATCGTCTGGCAGTTTCTCAAGCTGGGCGACCGCATCGCCGAAGGCGAGCACTGGGTCGGGCAGACCCTGGTGCCCTGGCACGTTTCCCTGGGCGCGGTGCTGCTGGTACTGGTGGTACTGCGCATCGTCTGGGCGGCGAGCCAGCTCAAGCAGCGCCCACCGCACGATCCGGCCACGGCGTGGTTGGTCAAGGGCGGTCACCTGGCGCTGTACGGCTGCATGCTGTTGATGCCGATCAGCGGTGTGCTGTATCTGGTCGGCAATGGCTACGGGCTCAAGGTGTTCGGTCAGCAGATGGTGGAGAAAGGCCCGGAAATCGCCAGGGCCGCCTCACTCGGCAGCGTGCATTCACCGCTGGCCTGGCTCACCGTTCTGCTGGTGCTCGGGCATATCGGCGCTGCGCTGTATCACCGCCTGATCAAGCGCGACGACATCATGCAGCGCATGCTCTAGGGGCTGTTCCCGTTTCGTCGCAAACCGGAGGGCCGTATACGAAACGGGCGCACCCTACGCCCTGGCTTCACTGGCTGCTCAACGCAAAGTTGGGCAGCGAGCTAACCGGCTGGTTGAAGCGGAAGGGAATCGACAACATCGAGCTGCCATAGGCCTTTTGCACCACGAAGTGCAGGTGTGGGCCGGTGCTGCGGCCGGTGTTGCCGGACTTGCCCAGCAGCGTTCCGACCTTGACCTGCTGCCCTGGCTTGACCCGTACCGATCCGCGGCTCAGATGCAGGTAGGCGCTGTGGGTGCCGTCCTCGTGTTCGATGCGCACATAGTTGCCGGCCGGGTCGGGAAACCGACCGCCCTGGCCATTGCGAATCTTCACCACGGTGCCCGCCCGCGCCGCCACGATCGGGGTGCCGACAGGCATGGCGATATCCACGGCATAGCGGCCGCTGGGCGAGTTGTGGCTGAAATCGCCGCCAGCGCCCTGGGAGATGCGGAACGGTCCGCCTTGCCAGGGCAGCGCATACGCCGGCCCTGGCACCGAGACCGAATCAGGCTGATCCGGCTCCGGCGAGAACAGCATCGCGTAGCTGAACGAATGCTTGAACATGATCGGCCCGCCGGCCTTGCGCTTGCTCAGGGTAGCCACGCGAACGCGGCTGTTGGCCGGTATGGTCTTGCGAATCACACCGTTGCCAACGCCGGCCACATTGACCATGCGCGTCAGCCGCAAGGTGACCTCGACCGGTACTTCCAGCGTGTTGCTGACGTCCATCGCCTTGCCGCTGCCGGCACGGTTGATGAACAGGCGCACCGAGCCCGGTTTGTCGGCTTTTGCCTGATTGCTGGAAGCCAAGGCCGGCACCAGAGGTGTCAGCCCGAGCACTAATAGAAGGGGATAAAGAAGCGGTCGCAGAGGGAGCATGACGTGTGATCCATCACGGAAAAGACAAGGCTGCCGGCGACGAGCAGAACGAATCCGTTGGGTTGGTTAGGGGCCGCGCTGGTTTTGGGACTTGAGTCACGCAATGAGGTTCACTACCGCGTGTCGTTTTTTGCGCGCGGGTGCGGGAGTAAACCTGTAGCGGATACCGGGGTACGTACCCGGATAAAGAAAGCGAAAGCGCCCCGGCCGCACTGGGCCGAGGCGTATTTGGTCACTCGTCGGATTTGATCAGTTCGAGCATCAGCAGCGAACGGCCGGTCACGGCGTATTCGTCGTTGAAGTCGAACCGTTCCGGTCGAGCGGTCGGGTGGTTGGTGTCGATCAGGCGGTTCCAGTAGATCCCCTGCGGCACCTCCGGCAACGTGAAATTCACCAGGCCGTGATGGGCGTTGACGATGATCAACAGCGTCGCGTCGGAGCCTGCACGTCGGATGCCGGTGGGCTGGGCTCGGCCGTCGAGCAGCATGCCCATACAGCGGTTGTGCGCGTCCTGCCACTGCTCGATGGACATCTCCTCGGCATTCGGTGCCAGCCAGGTCACGTCCTTCACGCCCAGTTCTTCATTGTAGGCACCGACCAGGAAGCGCCCGCGGCGCAGCATCGGGAAGCGCTGGCGCAAGCGAATGAGCTTGCGGGCAAAGCCCAGCAGGCCATAGCTATCTTCGCTGATGTCCCAGTTGACCCAGCCGATCTCGCTGTCCTGGCAATAGGCGTTGTTGTTGCCGTGCTGGGTGCGGGCGAATTCATCACCGGCAACGATCATCGGCGTGCCCTGGGAGAACAGCAGCGTGGCGAGGAAATTGCGCATCTGCCGATAGCGCAGCTCGTTGATCTCCGGGTCGTCGGTATGCCCCTCGACGCCGTGGTTCCACGACAGGTTGTTGTCGCTGCCGTCGCGGTTGTCTTCGTCGTTGTCTTCGTTGTGCTTGTGGTTGTAGGACACCAGGTCCTTCAATGTGAAGCCGTCATGAGCGGTGACGAAGTTGACCGAGCTGAACGGACGCCGCCCGCGCTGGTTGAACAGATCGCCGGAACCGGTGAGACGGCTGGCGAAATCGGCCAGCTGGCCGTCGTCACCTTTCCAGAACGAGCGCACCGTATCGCGGAACTGGTCGTTCCACTCGGCCCAGCCCGGCGGGAAACCGCCGACCTGATAGCCACCGGGGCCGCAGTCCCAGGGCTCGGAAATCAGTTTGGTCTTGGCCAGCACCGGATCCTGGCGGCAGGCGACGAGGAAGCCGTGACGCTCGTCGAAACCATCGTGCTCGCGGCCGAGAATGGTCGCTAGATCGAAGCGGAAGCCATCCACGTGCATCTCGGTCGCCCAGTAGCGCAGCGAGTCGGTAACCATCTGCAGGACGCAGGGATGACTCATGTCCAGCGTGTTGCCGGTGCCGGAATCATTGATGTAGTAGCGCTTGTCGTCCGGCATCAGGCGGTAGTACGAGGCGTTGTCGATGCCGCGCATGGAGAGGGTCGGGCCCCGCTCGTTGCCTTCGGCCGTGTGGTTGTAGACCACATCGAGAATCACCTCGAGATCGGCGTTGTGCAGGTGCGCGACCATCTCCTTGAATTCGGTGATCTTGCCGCTGGCCAGATACTTCGGGTGCGGCGCGAAGAAGGCGATGCTGTTGTAGCCCCAGTAGTTGGCCATGCCCTTTTCCAGCAGATGCTGGTCCTGCACGAAGGCATGGATCGGCAAGAGCTCGATCGAGGAAACGCCAAGCTTGCGGATGTAGTCGATCACTTCCGGCGTCTTGAAGCCGGCGAAGGTGCCGCGCACATCGTCCGCTACCGCCGGGTGGCGCATGGTGTAACCGCGCACGTGAGTCTCGTAGATGATCGTCTTGTCCCAGGGCACCTGCACCGGATGATCGCGACCCCAGGTGAAGGCCGGGTCGATGATCTTGCACTTGGGCACGAAGGGGGCGCTGTCGCGCTCATCGAAACTGAGGTCGCCATCAGGGTGGCCGATGGTGTAGCCGAACAGCGCCTCCGACCATTTCAGCTCGCCCACCAACTGCTTGGCATAGGGGTCGATCAGCAGCTTGTTCGGGTTGAAGCGGTGGCCGTTCTCCGGGTCGTACGGACCGTATACGCGGTAGCCGTAGATCTGCCCGGGATGCGCATCCGGCAGGTAGCCGTGCCAGATCTCATCGGTGTACTCGGGCAACTCGATACGCTCGAGTTCTATTTCACCACTGGGGTCGAACAGGCAGAGTTCTACCTTGGTGGCATGGGCGGAGAAAATGGCGAAATTGACGCCCAGACCATCCCAGGTTGCCCCAAGAGGGAAGGGCAAGCCCTCGCTGATCCTGGATGGGGTCGTAACCTGCGGCACGTAGGGCTTTTTCTTACTCATGAAATCTCCAAAAGGCGCATTCCGGATGACGTGCCGAGGCGGGTGTCGGCGCGGACGATCATTCGACCGATCCGACGCCGACAAGATGCCTGCCGCCGGTCAGCTTTCCTTCTTTGCCCGCGGGGTGCGTGTTTTCTTGATGGTTTCGGGGGTGCCGGCCTTGGCGTCAGTGCCAGCCTTGGGTGCAGCACGGCTCGCGCGAGGCTTGGCAGTCGGCGCGTCTTTCGGTTCTTTCACGTCCTTGGCTTTGGCCTTGGCTTTGGGTACGGCGTCGGTGGGTTTGGTGGTCTTGCGTGGGCGGCTGGCAGGTTTGGCATCGGCAGCGCCGTGTTCGGCCTCGACCAGCTTGCGCGCCATGGCCCAATGGCGCTCATCTTCCCCTTCCGGGCAACCCTCGGATTGCCAGATCTGATAAGCGAACTCGCGGATACGTTGCTCTTCTGAACTCATTGTTGGGATTCTCCATTTGCGGTCATAGACGTATGCAGGACGGCCACCGATAGTCCGTCCAGAACGCGCGCAACCTCTAGGCTGGCTTGTTGGGATGAGACTGTCGTTCCGTCGAAAAGTCGCTCGAATTCACTACCGTTTAGCGCCTCGGGCAGTGCGATCCGGGTGTTGCCCCAGCGCTGCGCCGGAATGCTCGGTACTCCACGATCACCCAGCAGATCCGCCGCCAGCCGGGGTACCACGACTACCGCCCACTCGCCTTCCAGCTCGCGGGCGAAGGCCAGCAGTTGCTCGGCCTGTTCACCAGACACCGCAAGCGGCAGATAGCGGCCTTCGCTGAACAGCCGTGGAAGGCGTCGACGCAGCTGCAGCGTACGGCGGATCACGGCTTGCTTGATGCGACCGTCGTGCCAGCTTTGCAGCAATTCATCGAGCGGGGCGGTGCTAGCGAGGCTGTTTTGCCGTGCAGTGAAGTCCACCGGCCGCCGGTTGTCGGGATCGACCAGGCTGAAGTC
This DNA window, taken from Pseudomonas sp. FeN3W, encodes the following:
- a CDS encoding DUF2218 domain-containing protein, encoding MYRSHAHIAAENPQRLIKRLCNHWRHKFPVQLDEQGGAIELPLGNCNLRIAEGHVDAQLASADQEQLQRLQTVVADHLLRMAGDEPLSIDWQS
- a CDS encoding cytochrome b; this encodes MINDSRTKYGSISRTFHWLMALLIVWQFLKLGDRIAEGEHWVGQTLVPWHVSLGAVLLVLVVLRIVWAASQLKQRPPHDPATAWLVKGGHLALYGCMLLMPISGVLYLVGNGYGLKVFGQQMVEKGPEIARAASLGSVHSPLAWLTVLLVLGHIGAALYHRLIKRDDIMQRML
- a CDS encoding M23 family metallopeptidase, which codes for MLPLRPLLYPLLLVLGLTPLVPALASSNQAKADKPGSVRLFINRAGSGKAMDVSNTLEVPVEVTLRLTRMVNVAGVGNGVIRKTIPANSRVRVATLSKRKAGGPIMFKHSFSYAMLFSPEPDQPDSVSVPGPAYALPWQGGPFRISQGAGGDFSHNSPSGRYAVDIAMPVGTPIVAARAGTVVKIRNGQGGRFPDPAGNYVRIEHEDGTHSAYLHLSRGSVRVKPGQQVKVGTLLGKSGNTGRSTGPHLHFVVQKAYGSSMLSIPFRFNQPVSSLPNFALSSQ
- the glgX gene encoding glycogen debranching protein GlgX; protein product: MSKKKPYVPQVTTPSRISEGLPFPLGATWDGLGVNFAIFSAHATKVELCLFDPSGEIELERIELPEYTDEIWHGYLPDAHPGQIYGYRVYGPYDPENGHRFNPNKLLIDPYAKQLVGELKWSEALFGYTIGHPDGDLSFDERDSAPFVPKCKIIDPAFTWGRDHPVQVPWDKTIIYETHVRGYTMRHPAVADDVRGTFAGFKTPEVIDYIRKLGVSSIELLPIHAFVQDQHLLEKGMANYWGYNSIAFFAPHPKYLASGKITEFKEMVAHLHNADLEVILDVVYNHTAEGNERGPTLSMRGIDNASYYRLMPDDKRYYINDSGTGNTLDMSHPCVLQMVTDSLRYWATEMHVDGFRFDLATILGREHDGFDERHGFLVACRQDPVLAKTKLISEPWDCGPGGYQVGGFPPGWAEWNDQFRDTVRSFWKGDDGQLADFASRLTGSGDLFNQRGRRPFSSVNFVTAHDGFTLKDLVSYNHKHNEDNDEDNRDGSDNNLSWNHGVEGHTDDPEINELRYRQMRNFLATLLFSQGTPMIVAGDEFARTQHGNNNAYCQDSEIGWVNWDISEDSYGLLGFARKLIRLRQRFPMLRRGRFLVGAYNEELGVKDVTWLAPNAEEMSIEQWQDAHNRCMGMLLDGRAQPTGIRRAGSDATLLIIVNAHHGLVNFTLPEVPQGIYWNRLIDTNHPTARPERFDFNDEYAVTGRSLLMLELIKSDE
- a CDS encoding DUF2934 domain-containing protein: MSSEEQRIREFAYQIWQSEGCPEGEDERHWAMARKLVEAEHGAADAKPASRPRKTTKPTDAVPKAKAKAKDVKEPKDAPTAKPRASRAAPKAGTDAKAGTPETIKKTRTPRAKKES